The following coding sequences are from one Sander lucioperca isolate FBNREF2018 chromosome 2, SLUC_FBN_1.2, whole genome shotgun sequence window:
- the ankrd34bb gene encoding ankyrin repeat domain 34Bb, with the protein MDESREVRTDGNSLLKAVYLSRLRLTRLLLEGGAYINESNEHGETPLMVACKTHHSDSQSVPKHKMVWYLLENGADPNIQDKTGKTALMHACLEQTGAEILSLLLSSGADPTLEDHAGLSALVYAVNSGNRDILRLLLDACKAKGKDVIIITTNKLPSGHQMTKQYLNVPPPPDLEEHLHYTPPSCCLSPYELQLRPPSQGFTATASSQPGSPLLGLRDFQCLGSGPGLVPSRPGSPIQHPSPLCVPGVDKQLNLQRLYSEQWSKSPCLLLQQSQASSLTEEPVEITPEEDLSFIVNGLTFHRRPPAVSRHNSINVKDATGLLKARENMSVNENRGGGGRRGFGRKMSYDSSQHSASHPNLHQDSLPFPHESSPVDKDSSDCLRQFNVSSLQNVGHRQNIGIDHYSSDSQLPQFGSRDNSSKNSDGAKVGAEKHKLINSRSSALSGSRESLDSTVQRRSIAGLERRGSGALLLDHIAHTRPGYLPPLNPHAPIPNIGVSSSSSYSFSGSSKTLNGVITGSKPVLPCAPVFPRDLKANKMLWRRHSMQSEQIKQLVNFEETFGLRRK; encoded by the exons ATGGATGAGTCAAGAGAGGTTCGAACTGATGGCAATTCTCTGCTGAAGGCTGTCTATTTAAGTCGTCTGCGTCTGACTCGGCTGCTCCTGGAGGGAGGAGCCTACATAAACGAGAGTAATGAACATGGCGAAACACCACTTATGGTGGCCTGCAAGACACACCATTCAGATTCACAGAGTGTGCCCAAACACAAGATGGTTTG GTATCTTCTGGAAAATGGTGCTGATCCAAACATCCAAGATAAGACAGGCAAAACAGCTTTGATGCATGCATGCCTCGAACAAACTGGAGCTGAAATTCTGTCACTCCTGCTGAGCAGTGGAGCTGATCCAACTCTGGAGGATCATGCAGGCTTATCAGCATTGGTTTATGCAGTCAATTCAGGCAACAGGGACATCCTTAGGCTCCTCCTGGATGCCTGTAAAGCCAAAGGTAAGGATgtaatcatcatcaccaccaacAAACTGCCATCCGGCCATCAGATGACAAAGCAATACCTCAATGTTCCTCCACCTCCAGACCTTGAGGAGCATCTGCATTACACCCCACCATCTTGTTGCTTGTCTCCATATGAGCTCCAGCTACGACCTCCTTCACAGGGCTTCACAGCAACTGCTTCTTCCCAACCTGGTAGCCCCCTTCTTGGCCTCAGGGATTTCCAGTGTTTGGGCTCAGGGCCTGGCCTAGTCCCATCTCGACCAGGTTCTCCAATCCAACATCCTAGTCCTTTATGTGTTCCTGGTGTAGATAAACAACTTAATCTTCAGAGGCTTTACTCAGAGCAGTGGTCCAAAAGTCCTTGCCTGCTGCTCCAGCAGAGCCAGGCCTCCTCTCTGACAGAGGAGCCGGTAGAAATAACACCTGAGGAGGACCTGTCCTTCATAGTCAATGGCCTCACCTTCCACAGAAGACCTCCAGCTGTGTCACGGCACAACAGCATCAATGTCAAAGATGCAACAGGGCTTCTGAAAGCACGAGAGAACATGTCAGTAAATGAGAATAGGGGAGGAGGTGGAAGACGAGGCTTTGGTAGAAAGATGTCATATGACAGTTCACAACATTCTGCTTCACACCCAAACTTACATCAAGACAGTCTCCCCTTTCCCCATGAATCCAGTCCTGTGGATAAAGATTCCTCTGACTGTCTCAGACAATTTAATGTTTCCAGTCTGCAAAATGTGGGCCATCGGCAGAACATTGGTATTGACCACTACAGTTCTGACTCTCAGTTACCACAGTTTGGCAGCCGAGACAATAGCTCCAAGAATAGTGATGGAGCTAAAGTAGGAGCAGAAAAGCACAAGCTGATCAACAGCAGATCCTCTGCTCTGTCAGGATCCAGAGAGTCCTTGGATAGTACTGTCCAGAGACGAAGCATTGCCGGGCTGGAGCGAAGAGGCTCAGGGGCCCTTCTTTTGGATCACATCGCCCACACTCGCCCTGGATACCTCCCTCCTCTGAATCCCCATGCTCCTATACCAAATATTGGGGTCAGTTCTAGCTCTTCCTACTCTTTTAGTGGAAGTAGCAAGACATTGAATGGCGTTATTACAGGGTCAAAGCCTGTTCTACCTTGTGCACCTGTTTTCCCAAGGGATCTAAAAGCCAATAAAATGCTGTGGAGACGACACTCAATGCAGAGTGAGCAGATAAAACAGCTGGTCAACTTTGAGGAAACTTTTGGCCTCAGGAGAAAATAA